A window of Thermococcus aggregans contains these coding sequences:
- a CDS encoding ASCH domain-containing protein, with amino-acid sequence MVQIRKFLLIDNAYKSRILSGKKTTTIRFGDYEVEPGSEVYLVITPSDTAIAKVRITKVEKKKVKELTTQDAKKDGFKDVKELVNTLSKIYGELDGEDEVTVIEFEVIKKFESGIPLKWLKGLNYRDPEEIAKLYVESNLKESPDVDLIIKRVYSEGLKSAVKRYGPKRVRDAFLRAYHRLYAEGKI; translated from the coding sequence ATGGTTCAAATAAGAAAGTTCCTGTTGATAGATAATGCATACAAGTCCAGAATTCTCAGCGGAAAGAAAACTACGACAATTAGGTTTGGAGATTATGAGGTCGAGCCGGGGAGCGAGGTTTATCTCGTCATAACGCCCAGCGACACAGCGATCGCAAAAGTAAGGATTACAAAAGTGGAAAAGAAAAAAGTCAAAGAGCTTACAACTCAAGATGCAAAAAAAGATGGCTTTAAAGACGTCAAAGAGCTTGTAAATACGCTTAGCAAGATATATGGAGAGCTCGACGGAGAGGATGAAGTAACGGTAATTGAATTCGAAGTCATAAAGAAGTTCGAGAGTGGAATTCCTTTAAAATGGCTTAAAGGGCTGAATTACAGGGACCCAGAGGAAATAGCGAAACTTTACGTAGAGAGCAACCTAAAAGAATCTCCCGATGTGGATTTGATAATTAAGAGGGTCTATTCCGAAGGGCTGAAAAGCGCAGTGAAAAGATACGGGCCAAAAAGAGTAAGAGATGCTTTTCTAAGGGCTTATCACAGACTTTATGCGGAAGGGAAAATTTAA
- a CDS encoding TIGR02253 family HAD-type hydrolase: MIKVVFFDLDDTIVDTSRLAELARKNAIENMIQHGLPVDFDTAYNELMELINEYGSNFPHHFDYLLRRLDLDYNPKWVAAGVIAYHNTKFAHIREVKNARKTLIRLREMGYRLGIITDGNPIKQWEKVLRLDLDDFFEHVIISDFEGVKKPHPKIYQKALKTFKVSPEEALMVGDRLYSDIYGAKRVGMHTVWFRYGKYANKELEYEEYADFKINDLLEVPEILEVLNNGSNKKVPVDR; the protein is encoded by the coding sequence ATGATAAAGGTTGTGTTTTTTGATCTCGACGATACCATTGTAGATACTTCTCGCTTAGCTGAACTTGCCCGAAAAAACGCCATAGAGAATATGATCCAGCACGGACTGCCGGTTGATTTTGACACTGCGTATAATGAACTTATGGAGCTAATCAATGAATATGGGAGTAACTTTCCCCATCACTTTGATTACCTCCTCAGGAGGCTTGACTTGGACTACAATCCAAAATGGGTTGCGGCTGGGGTTATTGCATATCATAACACCAAGTTTGCCCACATAAGAGAGGTCAAGAACGCAAGAAAGACCCTAATTAGACTCAGAGAGATGGGCTACCGCTTGGGGATAATAACGGATGGGAATCCTATAAAGCAGTGGGAAAAAGTTCTAAGGCTTGACCTTGACGACTTTTTTGAGCATGTTATAATCTCAGACTTTGAAGGAGTCAAAAAACCCCATCCAAAAATATACCAAAAGGCACTAAAAACATTTAAAGTCTCTCCAGAAGAGGCTTTGATGGTTGGGGATAGGCTCTATTCGGACATCTACGGTGCAAAAAGAGTGGGAATGCATACCGTATGGTTCCGATATGGAAAATATGCGAATAAGGAGCTTGAATACGAAGAGTACGCAGATTTTAAAATCAATGATCTTTTAGAAGTTCCAGAAATTTTAGAGGTGCTCAACAATGGTTCAAATAAGAAAGTTCCTGTTGATAGATAA
- a CDS encoding DUF3783 domain-containing protein: protein MTKAPTFEGSGNWHWRKFIIMHNLSNKNISKVIKVLRSHGINGIFATTTPTSLTWKLEDLLNELIREDEYFRRLREEKQRMSSFYLDIGKS, encoded by the coding sequence GTGACAAAAGCTCCTACTTTTGAAGGAAGCGGTAACTGGCACTGGAGAAAGTTTATCATAATGCACAACCTCTCAAACAAAAATATAAGCAAGGTCATCAAGGTACTCCGCTCTCATGGAATTAATGGAATCTTTGCGACTACAACACCGACATCTTTAACATGGAAGCTTGAAGACCTCCTCAATGAGCTCATTAGAGAAGATGAATACTTTAGAAGGCTAAGAGAAGAAAAGCAAAGGATGAGTTCCTTTTATCTTGACATAGGGAAAAGTTAA
- the cobB gene encoding NAD-dependent protein deacetylase, with amino-acid sequence MIEEAAKLIAHSHFLIAFTGAGISAESGIPTFRDKGGLWEKYRVEEVATPEAFKRDPQFVWEFYKMRMKTMREAKPNKAHLALAELERMGLLKAVITQNIDNLHREAGNKNVIELHGNIYRVKCTNCSYREYRENLLESGRLEELLKEDLPKCPKCGSLLRPDVVWFGEPLPQEAIQKAFKLAERADVCLVIGTSGQVFPAAYIPYIVKENGGYVIEINIKESGITPIADVFLKGRAGEVMELLLAKVKRCLKDKGC; translated from the coding sequence ATGATTGAGGAAGCTGCCAAATTAATAGCCCATTCTCACTTTTTGATAGCTTTTACAGGGGCTGGAATAAGTGCTGAAAGCGGAATACCAACCTTTAGAGACAAGGGTGGCTTGTGGGAGAAGTATAGAGTAGAGGAAGTGGCCACTCCAGAGGCTTTTAAAAGGGATCCCCAGTTTGTATGGGAGTTCTACAAGATGAGAATGAAAACCATGAGGGAAGCGAAGCCCAACAAAGCTCACTTAGCACTGGCAGAGCTTGAGAGAATGGGACTTTTAAAAGCTGTTATAACTCAAAACATTGACAACCTCCACAGAGAGGCGGGAAATAAAAACGTCATAGAGCTCCACGGCAACATTTATCGGGTCAAGTGTACCAACTGCAGTTATAGAGAATATAGAGAAAATCTTCTTGAGTCCGGCAGACTTGAAGAGCTTTTAAAAGAAGACTTGCCAAAATGTCCGAAGTGCGGTTCTCTTTTAAGACCCGACGTTGTTTGGTTTGGGGAACCCCTACCTCAGGAGGCCATTCAAAAGGCATTTAAACTTGCCGAAAGGGCAGATGTTTGCCTCGTCATCGGAACGAGCGGCCAAGTGTTTCCAGCGGCGTACATTCCCTACATCGTAAAAGAGAATGGAGGATATGTGATAGAGATTAACATAAAGGAAAGCGGCATAACTCCAATAGCGGACGTTTTTCTGAAAGGGCGAGCGGGAGAAGTTATGGAACTCCTTCTAGCAAAGGTTAAAAGATGTTTAAAGGATAAAGGATGCTAA
- the glyA gene encoding serine hydroxymethyltransferase — translation MSYKMYRDKVLEYIEAHEKWRASTINLIASENVTSPSVTRAVASGFMHKYAEGWPRQRYYQGCKYVDEVELIGVDLFCKLFKSDFADLRPISGTNANQAAFFGLTNAGDRAIVLHTSHGGHISHMPFGAAGMRGLEVYTWPFDNEEFNIDVDKAAQMIRELEPKIVVFGGSLFPFPHPVKELAPVAKEVGAYVMYDAAHVLGLIAGGKFQDPLREGADVITSSTHKTFPGPQGGVILYKDLGEATAKLQSAIFPGVLSNHHLHHMAGKVITAAEMLEYGKAYAEQIVKNAKALAEALAEEGFKVIGEDKGYTESHQVIVDVSELHEAGGGWAAPLLEEAGIILNKNLLPWDPLEKVNTPSGLRIGVQEMTRVGMMEDDMKEIARFMRRVLLDREDPKKVEKEVFEFRKQFQKVYYSFDYGLPMKE, via the coding sequence ATGAGCTACAAGATGTATAGGGACAAAGTTCTGGAGTATATTGAAGCACACGAAAAATGGAGGGCATCGACTATAAATTTGATTGCAAGTGAAAATGTAACTTCTCCAAGCGTTACAAGAGCTGTGGCAAGCGGTTTTATGCACAAATATGCCGAGGGCTGGCCAAGACAAAGATACTATCAAGGATGTAAGTACGTCGATGAGGTAGAACTTATAGGCGTTGACCTCTTCTGCAAGCTCTTCAAGAGTGATTTCGCTGATCTGAGGCCAATCTCCGGAACCAATGCAAATCAAGCTGCGTTCTTTGGATTAACAAATGCCGGCGATAGGGCTATTGTTCTTCACACCTCCCATGGGGGACATATAAGCCACATGCCCTTTGGTGCCGCTGGTATGAGAGGGTTAGAAGTTTACACATGGCCCTTTGATAATGAAGAATTTAACATCGATGTCGACAAAGCTGCCCAGATGATTAGAGAGCTCGAGCCCAAGATAGTTGTCTTTGGTGGTTCATTGTTCCCATTCCCACACCCAGTTAAGGAGCTTGCTCCAGTTGCTAAAGAAGTTGGTGCCTATGTAATGTATGACGCAGCTCACGTTTTAGGATTAATCGCTGGAGGAAAGTTCCAAGATCCCCTTAGGGAAGGAGCCGATGTAATAACTTCCTCAACACACAAGACTTTCCCCGGCCCCCAGGGTGGTGTCATACTTTATAAAGACCTTGGAGAAGCCACAGCAAAACTGCAATCGGCTATCTTCCCAGGTGTCTTAAGCAACCATCACTTGCACCACATGGCTGGAAAAGTTATCACAGCTGCAGAGATGCTTGAATATGGTAAAGCCTACGCGGAGCAGATTGTAAAGAACGCAAAAGCCCTAGCTGAGGCCCTTGCAGAGGAAGGATTTAAGGTAATCGGAGAGGACAAGGGATACACAGAGAGCCATCAAGTAATAGTTGATGTTAGCGAGCTCCACGAAGCCGGTGGCGGATGGGCTGCTCCACTCTTAGAAGAAGCGGGGATAATCCTCAACAAGAACCTCCTTCCATGGGATCCACTTGAGAAGGTCAACACACCAAGCGGTCTAAGAATAGGCGTTCAAGAGATGACGAGAGTAGGAATGATGGAAGACGACATGAAAGAAATCGCAAGGTTCATGAGAAGAGTCCTCCTCGACAGAGAAGATCCAAAGAAGGTCGAGAAGGAAGTCTTCGAGTTCAGGAAGCAGTTCCAGAAGGTTTACTACTCCTTCGACTATGGTCTGCCAATGAAGGAGTGA
- a CDS encoding UbiD family decarboxylase, which produces MLREILQQFQDELVIIDKPVSKKFEITKYLLQRKTRPVLFKDVDGWEVVGNIWSTRERIASFLNTEKERLIHVLTEAMENPSPYRTVEDASFLKNSTRDFSLTELPIPKYYPKDGGQYFTSAMVIAKDENGFVNLSFHRMMVRDDKTVAIRLVPRHLYAMWKDKAEHGEELDVRIVVGNPVHLLLAGSTSVAYGVSELEIASKLSEMTFGKPLEVVELGGIPVPVESEFVFEAKITPELVDEGPFVDITGTYDHVRKQPLVVFERMYHVDRPIFHALLPGGYEHYMLMGLPKEPQIYASVKRVVPKVHGVRLTEGGCMWLHAVVSITKQHDGDGKNAILAAFSGHPSLKHVVVVDEDINIYDDREVEWAIATRFQADRDLVIVPNARGSSLDPSGEKGFTAKWGIDATKPLNRKEEFERAKLG; this is translated from the coding sequence ATGCTACGCGAGATATTGCAACAATTTCAAGACGAGCTTGTTATCATCGATAAGCCGGTCAGCAAGAAGTTTGAGATAACCAAGTACCTCCTTCAACGCAAAACAAGACCCGTTTTGTTTAAAGATGTCGATGGATGGGAAGTTGTCGGAAATATTTGGAGCACACGAGAGAGGATAGCCTCCTTTCTGAATACTGAGAAGGAAAGGCTCATACACGTCCTGACTGAGGCCATGGAGAACCCCTCACCTTATAGAACTGTTGAGGACGCATCATTCCTGAAGAACTCAACACGTGACTTCTCCCTGACGGAGCTTCCCATCCCCAAGTACTACCCGAAGGACGGCGGCCAGTACTTCACCTCCGCCATGGTCATAGCCAAGGACGAGAACGGCTTCGTCAACTTGTCCTTCCACAGGATGATGGTGCGCGATGACAAGACCGTCGCCATAAGGCTCGTCCCGAGGCACCTCTATGCCATGTGGAAGGACAAGGCCGAGCACGGGGAGGAACTGGACGTCAGAATTGTGGTCGGAAACCCGGTTCATCTTCTCCTGGCCGGCTCTACGAGTGTGGCCTACGGCGTGAGCGAGCTTGAGATAGCCTCAAAGCTTAGTGAGATGACCTTCGGAAAGCCGCTCGAAGTCGTTGAGTTGGGCGGAATACCCGTCCCGGTTGAGAGCGAGTTCGTCTTTGAGGCAAAGATAACTCCCGAGCTTGTTGATGAAGGCCCCTTCGTGGACATAACTGGAACCTATGATCACGTGAGGAAGCAACCTCTGGTTGTGTTTGAGCGCATGTACCACGTGGACAGGCCTATATTCCACGCCCTCCTGCCCGGTGGATACGAGCACTATATGCTGATGGGCCTTCCAAAGGAGCCGCAGATTTACGCGAGCGTCAAGCGCGTCGTGCCGAAGGTTCACGGCGTAAGACTAACAGAGGGCGGGTGCATGTGGCTCCATGCAGTAGTAAGCATAACAAAACAGCACGACGGCGATGGGAAAAACGCAATTTTAGCCGCTTTTTCTGGACACCCGAGCTTAAAGCATGTGGTAGTGGTTGATGAGGACATTAACATCTATGACGACCGCGAGGTGGAGTGGGCGATAGCGACGCGCTTCCAGGCCGACAGAGACCTCGTGATAGTTCCAAACGCCCGCGGTAGCTCCCTTGATCCCTCCGGCGAGAAGGGCTTTACTGCCAAGTGGGGCATAGACGCCACAAAGCCATTGAACAGAAAGGAAGAATTCGAGAGGGCAAAGCTCGGGTGA
- a CDS encoding DEAD/DEAH box helicase, translated as MKTVVLRIPDKSALVYIEKADPKVYFMIYEELTYRKSFGKWEKPESLYDPHTKSFPVGLIPRVKRLLNSKGYRVRIIDERKVEGLEINATWNEEYKLRKYQEKAVKKALKAGMGVLALPVGSGKTIIGLRIIYELNLSALIVVHTKELLYQWAENIKKVLGIEAGVVGDNNWVERPVTVAMIQTLLSRGVDKLQLPYAVVVFDECHRTSAAEKFYELGISLPQKYRFGLSATPWRRIKGEELKIEGAIGPIISEVKAEDLIREKFLAKPKFKIIDYKSSMPSLAERYKELYEEVIMENEERNKAIVETAYKLAKQGHRVLIDVKRIEHGKILVDMLKKKGINAEFLSSQSPNRWEILEKFKKGEINVLVSTLLKEGVDIPEISAIILAGGGKSDIMTIQTIGRALRPKGRDGAVIVDIKDDDPLLFTHFIERQKALKQYYGKYYDKELEKLIKK; from the coding sequence ATGAAGACGGTAGTATTGAGAATTCCAGATAAATCCGCATTGGTGTATATTGAAAAGGCAGATCCTAAGGTATACTTCATGATATATGAAGAGTTAACTTACCGAAAAAGTTTCGGTAAATGGGAGAAGCCCGAAAGTTTGTATGATCCTCACACAAAATCCTTCCCCGTTGGTCTAATTCCCCGTGTAAAGCGACTTTTGAATTCAAAAGGATATAGGGTTAGGATAATTGATGAAAGAAAAGTTGAGGGGTTAGAAATAAACGCAACGTGGAACGAGGAGTATAAGTTAAGAAAATACCAAGAAAAAGCTGTCAAAAAGGCATTAAAGGCCGGCATGGGAGTTTTAGCACTGCCCGTAGGAAGTGGAAAAACAATAATCGGTTTGAGGATAATTTACGAGCTCAACCTTTCTGCCCTTATTGTTGTACATACAAAGGAACTCCTTTATCAGTGGGCTGAGAACATAAAGAAGGTTCTTGGGATTGAAGCTGGAGTTGTGGGGGACAACAATTGGGTAGAAAGACCCGTAACGGTAGCCATGATACAGACTCTTCTTTCTAGAGGCGTTGATAAGCTCCAGCTCCCATATGCGGTTGTTGTGTTCGATGAATGCCACAGAACATCAGCCGCAGAAAAGTTCTACGAGCTTGGGATAAGCCTGCCGCAAAAATATAGATTTGGTCTCTCTGCAACTCCATGGAGAAGGATTAAAGGGGAAGAACTGAAGATAGAGGGTGCGATAGGCCCCATAATATCCGAGGTTAAAGCTGAGGATCTGATAAGAGAAAAATTCTTGGCAAAGCCAAAGTTCAAAATAATTGACTACAAATCATCTATGCCATCTCTGGCAGAACGATACAAAGAACTTTACGAAGAAGTGATTATGGAAAATGAAGAGAGGAACAAAGCAATAGTTGAGACAGCATATAAACTCGCAAAACAAGGCCATAGGGTTTTAATAGACGTCAAGAGAATTGAACACGGGAAGATTCTTGTAGATATGCTTAAAAAGAAGGGCATAAACGCTGAGTTTTTGAGTTCCCAGAGCCCAAACAGATGGGAAATTCTTGAAAAGTTCAAGAAAGGAGAAATTAACGTTCTGGTGTCTACTCTGCTAAAAGAGGGAGTTGATATTCCGGAAATCTCGGCCATAATTCTGGCTGGGGGAGGAAAAAGCGATATAATGACGATCCAGACTATAGGAAGGGCTTTAAGGCCCAAAGGAAGGGACGGTGCGGTCATAGTTGACATAAAGGATGATGATCCCCTTCTCTTTACCCACTTTATAGAGAGGCAAAAAGCCCTGAAGCAGTATTATGGCAAATATTACGATAAAGAACTTGAAAAACTCATAAAGAAGTGA
- the truA gene encoding tRNA pseudouridine(38-40) synthase TruA: MRIALKIAYDGRKFYGFQRQPNVRTVEGEIIKALVKLGIIENPKDANFKGASRTDRGVSAFGNIIAFNTSKPELTYPRILNHHLQDVWVLGRAQVPEDFHPRFWSKGKVYRYYLIDEGFDIEKMKACAQLFVGIHDFSNFARIEEDKNPIRKIDRIEILPKGKVIVVEIEGESFLWEMVRRIVTALKLCASGVLSIEDVKRMLEEKVARKLPPAPPENLVLWEVKYEGVSFEKDPYAVEKAKKEFFEKFAQHLITASIFEDWLTSL, encoded by the coding sequence ATGAGAATAGCTCTAAAAATTGCCTACGACGGGAGAAAGTTTTACGGCTTTCAAAGACAGCCCAATGTAAGAACCGTCGAAGGCGAGATAATTAAAGCGTTAGTAAAGCTAGGAATAATTGAAAACCCGAAAGATGCGAATTTTAAGGGCGCTTCAAGGACTGACAGAGGGGTTTCCGCTTTTGGAAACATCATTGCTTTTAACACATCCAAACCCGAACTCACGTACCCCAGAATTCTAAATCATCATCTGCAAGATGTATGGGTTTTGGGAAGGGCGCAAGTTCCAGAAGACTTCCATCCAAGGTTCTGGAGCAAGGGAAAGGTGTATAGATATTATCTTATCGACGAAGGGTTTGATATTGAAAAAATGAAAGCATGTGCTCAACTTTTTGTTGGGATCCATGACTTCTCAAACTTTGCACGCATTGAAGAGGATAAAAACCCGATAAGGAAAATAGATAGGATTGAAATACTCCCAAAGGGAAAGGTAATTGTAGTTGAAATTGAAGGAGAGAGCTTTCTCTGGGAGATGGTTAGGAGAATAGTAACTGCTCTCAAACTTTGTGCTTCTGGTGTTCTTTCAATAGAAGACGTAAAAAGAATGCTGGAAGAAAAAGTTGCTAGGAAGCTCCCACCCGCCCCTCCAGAAAACCTCGTTCTCTGGGAAGTCAAGTACGAGGGAGTGTCCTTTGAAAAGGATCCTTATGCAGTTGAAAAGGCTAAAAAAGAATTCTTTGAAAAATTTGCCCAACACCTGATAACGGCAAGCATTTTTGAGGACTGGCTCACTTCTTTATGA
- the pheT gene encoding phenylalanine--tRNA ligase subunit beta, whose product MPKFDVAKHDLERLVGKEFTVEEWEDLFLYAKCELDDVWEEGGKIYFKADAKDTNRPDLWSAEGIARQVKWALGMARGLPKYEIEKSDVVVYVDEKLKDIRPYGVYAIVEDLELDEEALRQIIQLQEKVALTFGRRRREVAIGTFDFDKLKPPFYYKAVEPDKIRFIPLNSDREMSADEILEEHEKGKEYGHLIKGKPYYPLLVDREGNVLSMPPVINSETHGKVTEETKSIFIDITGWDLNKIMLALNVIVTALAERGGKIRSVKVVYKDFEIETPDLTPKEFEVDLSYIKKLAGVELSDEDIKDLLERMMYEVEIVDGKAKLKYPAFRDDIMHARDVLEDVLIAYGYNNIPPEEPKLAVQGKGDDFVDFENAIRDLMVGFGLQEVMTFNLTNKEAQFDKMNIPEEEIVEIENPISQKWSALRRWLLPSLMEFLSQNTHEEYPQKIFEVGKVTLIDEKRETKTVSESKLAVALAHPKVTFTEAKEILDSLMRHLGAEYELREIEHGSFIPGRVGEIIVNGKSVGIIGEIHPQVLENWGIEMPVAAFEIFLRPFYKGSFL is encoded by the coding sequence ATGCCGAAGTTCGATGTTGCCAAGCATGACCTGGAGAGATTGGTAGGGAAGGAGTTCACAGTTGAGGAGTGGGAAGATCTCTTCCTTTATGCAAAGTGTGAACTTGACGATGTGTGGGAAGAGGGAGGAAAAATATACTTTAAAGCTGATGCTAAGGATACCAACAGACCTGATCTATGGAGCGCTGAAGGAATAGCGAGACAGGTAAAGTGGGCTCTTGGAATGGCAAGAGGACTGCCGAAGTATGAAATCGAAAAAAGCGATGTTGTTGTCTATGTCGATGAGAAATTGAAGGATATAAGACCGTATGGAGTTTACGCAATAGTTGAGGATCTTGAACTCGACGAAGAAGCATTAAGGCAGATAATCCAACTTCAGGAAAAAGTAGCGCTCACTTTTGGAAGAAGGAGGAGAGAAGTCGCTATAGGAACGTTTGACTTTGACAAGCTCAAGCCTCCCTTCTATTACAAAGCGGTAGAGCCGGATAAAATAAGATTCATCCCCCTAAACAGCGACCGAGAAATGAGTGCGGATGAAATACTTGAGGAGCATGAAAAGGGGAAAGAATACGGGCACTTGATTAAAGGGAAACCGTACTATCCTCTGCTTGTTGATAGAGAAGGAAACGTCCTGTCAATGCCTCCAGTTATAAATTCCGAAACTCACGGAAAGGTCACGGAAGAGACTAAGAGCATTTTCATAGACATTACCGGGTGGGATCTTAACAAGATTATGCTCGCTTTAAACGTCATTGTAACAGCTCTGGCTGAGCGTGGTGGAAAAATAAGAAGCGTTAAAGTAGTATACAAAGATTTTGAAATAGAGACTCCCGACTTGACTCCTAAGGAATTCGAGGTTGACCTTAGCTACATCAAGAAGCTTGCTGGAGTAGAGCTAAGCGATGAAGATATAAAAGACCTCTTAGAGCGCATGATGTACGAAGTTGAAATCGTCGATGGCAAGGCAAAGCTGAAGTATCCGGCTTTCAGAGATGACATAATGCACGCGAGGGACGTTTTGGAGGATGTCCTAATAGCATACGGCTACAACAACATCCCTCCGGAGGAGCCAAAGCTTGCTGTCCAAGGAAAAGGAGATGATTTTGTAGACTTCGAAAACGCAATAAGGGATCTCATGGTTGGCTTTGGCCTCCAAGAGGTCATGACATTTAACCTTACGAACAAAGAAGCCCAGTTTGATAAGATGAACATCCCCGAAGAGGAAATAGTGGAAATAGAAAACCCGATAAGTCAGAAATGGTCAGCATTAAGGAGATGGCTCCTTCCAAGCCTGATGGAGTTCTTAAGTCAGAACACCCACGAAGAATATCCCCAGAAAATCTTTGAGGTAGGCAAGGTGACTCTCATAGATGAAAAGAGGGAAACAAAGACCGTCAGTGAGAGCAAGCTTGCAGTCGCACTTGCACATCCGAAAGTGACGTTTACAGAAGCAAAGGAAATCCTCGACAGCCTAATGCGCCATCTCGGTGCTGAATATGAGCTTAGAGAAATAGAACACGGTTCTTTCATCCCAGGTAGAGTTGGGGAGATAATAGTCAATGGAAAGAGCGTTGGAATAATAGGAGAAATTCACCCACAGGTGCTTGAAAACTGGGGAATAGAGATGCCAGTTGCAGCTTTTGAAATATTCCTAAGACCTTTCTACAAAGGAAGCTTTCTCTGA
- a CDS encoding phenylalanine--tRNA ligase subunit alpha gives MELSYQEKLTLIKLKDLKKAKFEDLVKETGLDQVAVMRAVLWLQSKGLAKLHERQKRIVRITELGKKYAEIGLPERRALKLLVERGKVSLDDLREVLSDDELKPIIGILRREGWASVRKEDGKLILEVTEKGKEALSKERPIDKALKLLAEKGEVEAKELEQLVPIKELKSRKIGEEDTKAEREVEITEEGIKLVEKGLELKKEVSVLTPELIKSGEWRNVEFKRFNIQAPVRRVYPGKKQPYRVFLDKIRRKLIEMGFIEMTAESLIETQFWNFDALFQPQNHPARDWTDTYQLKYPKYGSLPDEELVEKVKASHEHGWTTGSRGWGYKWDPRMAMLLMPRAHATALSARQLGKGVQIPGKYFAIQRVFRPDVLDRTHLIEFNQVDGFVVDESLTFKHLLGILKRFAVEIAGAKKVKFLPDYYPFTEPSVQMSAYHPELGWVEFGGAGIFREEMTKPLGIDVPVIAWGIGIDRLAMFKLGIDDIRYLFSYDLKWLREAKLVW, from the coding sequence ATGGAATTAAGCTATCAAGAAAAATTAACTCTCATCAAGCTCAAAGATTTGAAAAAGGCAAAATTTGAGGATCTCGTTAAAGAGACTGGACTTGATCAAGTAGCAGTGATGAGAGCCGTCCTCTGGCTCCAGAGTAAAGGGCTCGCAAAGCTTCATGAAAGACAAAAGAGAATTGTAAGAATAACAGAGCTGGGGAAAAAATACGCTGAAATTGGGCTCCCAGAGAGGAGAGCTTTAAAGCTGCTTGTAGAAAGGGGCAAGGTTTCTCTTGATGACCTCAGGGAAGTTTTGAGTGACGATGAGCTCAAGCCGATTATTGGAATCCTAAGGAGAGAGGGCTGGGCTTCTGTTAGAAAAGAAGACGGAAAACTTATTCTTGAGGTTACTGAGAAAGGAAAGGAAGCCCTTTCTAAGGAGAGACCAATTGACAAAGCATTAAAGCTCCTTGCTGAAAAGGGAGAAGTTGAAGCAAAAGAACTTGAGCAACTAGTTCCGATTAAGGAGCTAAAGAGCAGAAAAATTGGAGAAGAAGACACCAAAGCGGAAAGAGAAGTGGAAATTACAGAAGAGGGAATAAAACTCGTTGAAAAGGGTCTTGAGCTCAAGAAAGAAGTATCTGTTCTCACTCCAGAACTTATAAAGAGTGGCGAGTGGAGAAATGTTGAGTTCAAGCGCTTCAACATTCAAGCTCCCGTAAGAAGGGTTTATCCCGGCAAGAAACAGCCTTATAGGGTCTTCCTTGACAAGATACGGAGAAAGCTTATAGAGATGGGCTTCATTGAGATGACTGCAGAAAGCCTAATAGAAACCCAGTTCTGGAATTTTGATGCCCTGTTCCAACCTCAAAATCACCCAGCAAGGGATTGGACTGATACGTATCAGCTGAAGTACCCCAAATATGGCTCCCTCCCAGATGAAGAGCTCGTGGAGAAAGTTAAAGCCTCTCACGAACACGGCTGGACAACCGGGTCAAGGGGATGGGGGTACAAGTGGGATCCAAGGATGGCTATGTTACTAATGCCTAGGGCACATGCAACCGCCCTAAGTGCAAGACAGCTCGGCAAAGGCGTTCAAATACCGGGCAAGTACTTTGCAATTCAAAGAGTCTTTAGGCCCGACGTTTTGGACAGGACTCACCTAATAGAATTCAACCAAGTTGATGGATTCGTCGTGGATGAAAGCTTAACATTCAAACACCTCCTTGGAATACTAAAGAGGTTTGCTGTTGAAATTGCTGGAGCAAAGAAAGTTAAGTTCCTTCCAGATTATTACCCATTCACAGAGCCGAGCGTCCAGATGAGCGCCTACCACCCCGAGCTCGGCTGGGTAGAATTTGGGGGAGCAGGAATATTCAGAGAAGAAATGACGAAGCCTTTGGGAATAGACGTACCAGTAATTGCGTGGGGAATTGGAATTGACCGTCTAGCAATGTTCAAACTCGGAATAGATGACATAAGATACCTCTTCAGCTATGACCTAAAGTGGTTGAGAGAAGCCAAACTGGTGTGGTGA